AAAAATGGATTATAAAGACCTGATAGATGGTTATGAGAGTATCCGCCAGGCATTTCCGGAGTATCATGTAAGTATGGTGCATGGTAGAATGAATCCTAAAGATAAAGAGTTTGAGATGCAGCGATTTGTTAAAGGGGAAACTAAGATAATGGTAGCTACTACAGTGATTGAAGTAGGCGTGGACATACCCAATGCCTCTGTAATGATAATAGAAAGTGCGGAGCGGTTTGGATTGAGCACACTCCATCAGCTAAGAGGAAGGGTTGGCAGAGGAGCAGATCAATCATACTGTATTCTTATGACCGGTTATAAATTAAGCAGCGAAAGCCGAACAAGAATAGAAACCATGGTACGTACCAATAACGGCTTTGAAATTGCTGACATCGACCTCAAGCTCAGAGGGCCTGGTAATCTTATGGGAACACAGCAAAGCGGTGTGCTGGACCTGTTGATCGCAGACCTTGCTCAGGACGCTGCCATATTGCAAACTGCAAGACAGGCAGCTCAATATTTGCTTGTAAAAGACCCATCTTTACAAAATCCAGAAAACCACAACATTCAAAAACATATTTCCTCCCTAAAAAAGAATACCGTGAATTGGAGCAGGATCAGTTGATAAAATATTTTTAAAATGCACTATACGCTGATCACCGCCATCCCAATAATCCCACACAGCATAATAAACTTGCAAACAGCGCTTAAATAATTGTATTTTTTTTGAGTATCTGCCCTTACTAATTTTATTATAAACCAAGAGCTCAAAAAAAGTATTATAATAAGGAACAAGACATGTAGATGGGAGATGGACGATGGTTGATGGTTGATGGATGATGAAAGGATAATAAATGAAAATAGTGCTGTTATAAAAATGGCTAGCAGGCCATAAAGCAAATACTTAGTTCTGCGTATCCCCCAGATGATCGGTAATGTTTTGCAGCCAAATGCAATATCGCCTTTCATATCTGCCATATCTTTTATGACCTCGCGGATCAGTGAGATAATAAAAGCAAAAACAGCAAAAGCATAGATCAAAGCCGAATTTTGCCGGAAATAAACAGCTATTACTCCAATTACCAGGACTGTCAAAAATGCAACGATAAAATTGCCAATAAAAGGAAGACGTTTAAGATAATTAGAATAGAACCAGAGTAGAAAACCGGCAAATATATTAACGACCGCTATTTTTACAGAAAGAAAAACACCTATAAGAATACCCAAAGCATTTAAAACTATATGCAATCCCATAGCGGTTCTGCGTTTTAAAATTCTGCCCACTACTATACGTTTAGGCCTGTTGATGGTATCTATCTTTATATCATAATAATCATTTATAATATAGCCTGCTGAAGCGATCAATATAGTAGATAAAGATAAAAGAAACAGATCAATATCGGCAATATGATCTGTCCACTGTTGTCTAGGTCCTATTAGAAATATACGGGTAAAATATTGCGTAAGAATAATGATCAAAAGATTTGGGAGGCGGATCAACTTTAGAAGAGCTAATGTTGAAAGCATAATGTATTTGAGTCTGATATTTCTAATCATATTAGTAATCCCAAATACTCAGGATGAAATTGCTTTATATTAATTGTAGGTCTAAAAACAAAATATAAGGTACTGGGTTCTGGGCACTGGGTACTGGGTAATCGGAAAACTAAGTGGCAATTGTTTACACAACCCAGAACCTAGTAACCAGGGCCCGGTAGCTGTTCATTATTTATAACTATTGCTAGTTGAAATTGTCAACTGTTCCCGATATATCGGGATCAATTGCCTACTTTATTAAAATCTCATCCCAATCACCAGGATGTCGTCTAATTGTTCATTATCGCCTTTCCACTGTTCAATTGTGCTATTTAGGATTTCTTGCTGCCTTGCCATTGAGCTTTTTTGCATATCTAGCAATAGATCGTAAAACCTGGCAGACATAAATTTATCATTGTCTTTACCGCCAAATTGATCGTAGTACCCATCTGTAAGAATATAAACCGCATCTTTATTCTTAATATCAATTATATGAGATTTAAAATTTCTCTGGCTTTTATATAAAAAACCAATTGGAAGATTGTCTCCTTTTATTAATTCTACTTTTCGATTTCTAATAAGTACTAACGATTGTCTGGCGCCTGAAAATTCAAGGAACTTTTTCACAGGATCTATTGTACAAAGTGATATATCCATGCCATCTATCAGCTCAGTATCGTGGATGTTTTTTGTTAATGACGATACCACTCCTTCGTGCAGTTTTTCCAGGATCATTGAAGGCTTAAGAATATTTTTTCTAATTACAATATCATTTAACAATTCATTACCGATGATAGACATAAATGCCCCCGGCACACCATGTCCCATACAATCAACCGCAGCTACTACCACCCTGTTATTTTTTTCAGCATACCAATAAAAATCACCGCTTACAATATCTTTTGGCTTAAAAAGTATAAATGACTCGGGTATAACTTCTGTTATTTTCTCTCTCTCCGGCAGGATAGATTCCTGAATATTTTGGGCATACCTGATATTACTGATGATTCGTTTGTTTTTCCTGGCAATTTCCTCATGCTGTTTTTTGACCTTATCCCTTTCATCGGCAAGCTGTTTTGTCTTTAACCGTACTTGTTGAGTGAGAAGCTTCTCAGCTTTCTCCAGGTTTTTTAATCTTATTTTTAGAAATGCATATCCTGAACCGATCAAGGCAAAACAGCATATTGTATAAAACCACCAGGTTTTCCAGAATGGCGGGTTTATTAAAAAGCTAAATTCAGCAGGGTTTTTATTCCATAAGCCATCGTTGTTACACGCTTTCACTTTGAAGGTGTACTCACCATGAGGTAAATTAGAGTAGGTAGCTTCATACTTTGAAGTTACAGGCGACCACTTCTGATCAAATCCTTCTAACTTCCATTGATACCTTACCTTTTCAGGTATTTTCAGTGAAATAGCAATAAACTCAAAAGTGAGATGATTTTTATCATACGGCAGCACAAGGTTTTGGGGCAAGGTGTACCATTTAGAGACACTATCGTATTTTATATTTGTATTTTGGAATTTAGCTTTCCAATCTACTACCTCAAAAAATAATTGTAAACCGACAATATGCGTTTGGGGTCTTTTTTGATTTGGTATATCATGAACTGGTTTGTATTTTATTGCTCCTTTTATAGTACCAAACCATATATCCCCCTCTTTATCTTTAAATGAGGCATTTGTGTTACATTCTATACCAGAAAACCCTTCATCGTAACCATAGTGTTTTAATATTATTTTTCCGGTTTTATTGAATTCATACAAATTTAATTTATCCAGCCCTTTGCTTGTTCCAATCAGCAGATTACCCTCATCATCTAATTTGATAATATAAACGGTATTGGAAGATAAACCCTCTCCCTTTGTGATATTTGAAAATTCCCCTTTATTTTTATTTCCATCCCCTGGAATAAGTCTGCTAATACCCCCGTATGTTGCTGACCAGATATTCCCTTTATTATCTTCTGCCAGGGATAATACAGTATTATTGGCCAAGCCTTCACTTTGGGTATAATTTGTAAAAGTTAACCCATCATATTTACACACCCCTCCACCGGATGTGGCAACCCACAAGTTTCCTTTCCGGTCTTGAATAATAGCCAGTATGGCATTATGACACAAACCATCTTTGGTAGTATAGTTGACAATCTTGACAACAGCTTTATCCTTAGTAACCATAATTTTACTAATCCCCCCCCTGGTACCAACCCAAATATTGCCTGCTTTATCTTCATAAAGCACTCTTAACTCGTTATTGACTAAACCATCACTTTTATTATAATTTAGAAATTTATTGCTTTTGGGAGGGAGTTTGAAAATTCCATCACCATAACTGGCAAACCAGATATTTCCTCTTTTATCCTCAATAACCGACCATATTTCTTTACTGCTAAAACCATTTGATTGGTTATAATAATAGAATGTTTTTTTATTAAATAGTTTGCCGGAATGGCCATTTTCAACAACTTTATTTACACCATTATGGGCGCCAAACCATAAATTTCCTTTTCTATCTTCTAATATCGATAAAACCATATTACTGCTTAAACCATCTCTTTGGGTAATACTTGTAAATTTAGCTTCAATGCATTTGATCACTCCGCCACCATCAGTCCCTAACCACACATTATTTTCTCTGTCATTAATAATTGACCAAATACCATCACTGAATATTCCCTGCTTTATTGTTAAAATAGAAAAATCCCACCCATCGTATTTCCAAACTCCAGCGCCTAACGTACCTATCCAAATATCTCCTTTAATATCTTCTAACAACGATTTTATCTCTTTACCATATAAATATTTTTCAATAGTAATTTCCATCTGAAATCCGGATTTATGTTGGGCTGAACCTGCAATAATTTTGTCCGGATTCATATATTTACTATCAATTTTGCAAAGCCCCATTTGAGTTCCAAACCATAAATTTCCACTTTTATCTTCAAGTATTGCAACAGTACTATTGTGGGCTAACCCGTCTTCAACGGTAAAATTTTCCCCGATTATAGTCGGGATTTCTCCCGAGAACTCGGGATCAACAATTTTTAATCCTGAATCTGCCCCATGTACTTGTGACAACCGAAAAATTCCCTTATCTGTACCTAACCACACGTAATGATGAGAATCCTCAAATATTGTATTAACGGTAGCTTGTTCTAATTTATCGTGGGTTATTAACCTATTCACCAAGGCGTTACGCAAGACAGGGGGAGGGAGCAGGTACAAACCTCCATTGGCTCCAAACCAGAGATTATCATTACTGTCTTTAAATATTGCATTTATCTCTTTTCCATTCAGTCCATCTAAATTTCTGAGCGTAATAAAGTTACTGCCATCAAAGACACTTACGCCCCGGTAAGTGCCAAGCCATAGGTTACCTTCTCTGTCTTCTGCAATTGCGTTTACAGTGTTATCACTAAGTCCTTCATCACTGGTGTAAGTAATGAATGATCTGCCATCGTAGCTGCATATACCTCCACTATTTGTACCAAACCACAAATTTCCTCTACTATCCTGGAATATCACATATACCTGTGACTGCGGCAATCCATCCCGGAGGGAATAGTTTTTAAAATAATAATTTCGGGCTACTTGGGCTACCGAATTAAAATTGAAGATTGAAAATTGTAGAATAAGGGAAATAAATATAAAAGGAAGCTTTTTGAAATACATTACATTTTCTTTATTTTGACAGGAATATTAACCAACAAACTAAACTCTTTTCCGGATTCTTTTATATCAAGATCGCCATCCCGGTAATACCATAAAACTTCCAATGTATATCCCTTCTTTTTTATCTTTTGTAATCTGTAAAGAATATCAAGAAAATATTTATATGACGAAGAATTAAAATAAACCAATTTAAAGACAAATGTTGTCTTCTTATTTGGTTTGTCAGCATATTGATCAATCCATTTCAAAATTTCTTTAAAAAAATTCAGACTGTCTTCCGGATAAGATCTGCCGGAAATTTCAAATAATTTTTTTTTGCTGTCTAAAATTATTTTAGGTGTGTCTAAATTTTCTTCAATTATCAAAGCACGCATTTTTAATTATGAATTACGAAGCACGAAGTACGATTTATCCCGAGTGCTCGGGATCATTCGTACTTCGTCATTCGTGCTTATATTGAAACCTTTACTTCAAATGTGAAAAAAGAGAGTCTTTTATCAATTTTATCAAACTGATATTCAATGTTACGCTGAGACTTTTTTGCTATTGTAATTAAGCCTAAACCAGCGCCTCCTTTATCAGACAATTCAGACTTAGTCAATTTTGCTTTGTGCATTTCATTCAATGCTGCTTTGTCTAAACTGTTTATCTTTGACAACATTATTTCTAACGGATCCACCTCTGAGTTCAAAATATAATTTCCTGTAGAAATAATGTGTTCTTTTTTAGTTTTTCCGATCAAAAAGATCCCTTGTGCCCATCCCAGATCCTCCTTATCTTTTACGCCATGCTTACATATGTTTTGAAGGCATTCTATTATTACAGCCATAATCCTTTTTGTGGTAACTGTGCTGCCTTCTTTTATGCCTAACTTCTGCTGTGTAAGGGTTAGAACAGCTTTCACAAATTCCTGGTTAAATTCCCCTTTAAATAATAATAGTAAATTGTCCTTCTCAAGGCTGGTGTACCAATCAGATAATTTAGCTAAATATGAATGATCCTTCTTGTTCATATGGATATGGATATATGGCTTTAGTTTAAACTAACGTTGCAAAATGCATAATTTTTCAAAGTTAAAACTTTTTTGACATAATCACCTTTTTATTAGATTATCGAAAGGAATTTGCTTATTTTTCATGTTGATATTGAAGATACCAGGTTAAAACTTGTATTTTATTATCTTTAAGCTATAATAATCAATTCCATCTGTAATACGAATACTATACAAGCCTACAGGAAGATCATACAATTCCAAAGTGATTAAATCTTTATTAATTACTTCTTTCAATTGATATACAACCACTCCTAAATAATTATATAAATAAATGTCTACTGCTGAAGCGCTCAATGAGTATTTTAACTTAATATTTAATTTGTTTGAAAAAGGGTTGGGGTATATTTTTACAATATTGTTCAGGGGACTTTCCATAATACCTGTCAGGCATGCATTTACGATGATAGTATCAGAAGTTACACCACAATTTAAAGAAGAATCAAATAACACTACATAATAACTTCCGGAGTCTGTGACAATGATAGATTGTGTTGTTTCTCCTGTGTTCCATTGATAACTGTCAGCAATATTGGCAGTAAGAATTAAGGAATCCCCGGCACATAGCATTGTTGATCCAATCATTGATATTGTCGGGTTTATGGTAACCTTAATTATTACAGGTACTCTAAAACTCTCACAACTTGAATCTGCATTTGCCACATAAAAGGTAGTATCAGCAAAAATAGGTGGAGTGGTATAAGAAAGTCCTGTAAAAAATGGTGTAGTATCATTTATTCCACTATACCAATTGATCGTTGTTGCACCTATAACAGTAATAGTTGTAGATTGTCCATAACAAATAGTATCTCCATATACCAAAGGAGCAGGTCCACATAGTGCAAGTACAAACAAACCATACTGCATATCAGAAATTAAAATTTTTCCTGAAGGTAAATAAGGATAAACACCCCAGGCGCCCCTGTACGAAACGTGGTCGGGTGGTGTATAAGTATCATAATATCCGACATTTACAGGATTGGAAGGATCAGAAATGTCAAATATCTGCAAACCATCGTGGTAATAAGAACAATAGGCATAATTACCCTTGATAATAACATTATGAGCCATAGATAATGGATCTACCCCGGAATTAAATTGCGAAACATAGACCATGTTTGATAAATCAGACACATCGTAGATCTTGACATCCATTGCGGGAGCCTCATCAGTAAAAACGTAATAATTACCATCCCCCGTAAGCCAACCGGAATGGTTATAATCCTGGTCAGGATAGGTAGTCAGTGATCCCAACAATTGTGGAGAAGCAGGATTGGTCAAATCAAATATAAATAAGCCTGCCATTCCATTAGAACAATATGCTGTATCGTTTTTAACATAGGCATCATGCACGTGCCAACCTTGACCGGGTTGTAGTATTAATGCAGGTAAGATTGTAGGATTTACAGGATCAGCAAGAGAAAAAATCCCCATAGCTTTAAAGAACCCAGCACCATTATCCATAGCAAGAGCATATAATTTAGCCGTTGCAGTATCGATAAATATGTTGTGAGAATTTTTGATCAAAATATCAGAATCGTACACTAACGGAACAGAATCGGGTAAATAGCCCAGGTCTGCTATTTGCAATGTACTGGCTCCTTCATCAGAGACTATATACAAATACCCGGCATAATCATGATAATCCCGGTGGATAATTTGCCCGCCTTGAGCTGCTCCCGGGATAAACGCTATTGTATCTACACTATTTGGATCGGTAACATCAAAAATATGCGTACCTGCCGTTGATCCTATAATGGCGTATTCTCTGCCGTTCTTTGCATAACCCCATATT
This genomic window from Cytophagales bacterium contains:
- a CDS encoding DUF1987 domain-containing protein, giving the protein MRALIIEENLDTPKIILDSKKKLFEISGRSYPEDSLNFFKEILKWIDQYADKPNKKTTFVFKLVYFNSSSYKYFLDILYRLQKIKKKGYTLEVLWYYRDGDLDIKESGKEFSLLVNIPVKIKKM
- a CDS encoding SpoIIE family protein phosphatase is translated as MYFKKLPFIFISLILQFSIFNFNSVAQVARNYYFKNYSLRDGLPQSQVYVIFQDSRGNLWFGTNSGGICSYDGRSFITYTSDEGLSDNTVNAIAEDREGNLWLGTYRGVSVFDGSNFITLRNLDGLNGKEINAIFKDSNDNLWFGANGGLYLLPPPVLRNALVNRLITHDKLEQATVNTIFEDSHHYVWLGTDKGIFRLSQVHGADSGLKIVDPEFSGEIPTIIGENFTVEDGLAHNSTVAILEDKSGNLWFGTQMGLCKIDSKYMNPDKIIAGSAQHKSGFQMEITIEKYLYGKEIKSLLEDIKGDIWIGTLGAGVWKYDGWDFSILTIKQGIFSDGIWSIINDRENNVWLGTDGGGVIKCIEAKFTSITQRDGLSSNMVLSILEDRKGNLWFGAHNGVNKVVENGHSGKLFNKKTFYYYNQSNGFSSKEIWSVIEDKRGNIWFASYGDGIFKLPPKSNKFLNYNKSDGLVNNELRVLYEDKAGNIWVGTRGGISKIMVTKDKAVVKIVNYTTKDGLCHNAILAIIQDRKGNLWVATSGGGVCKYDGLTFTNYTQSEGLANNTVLSLAEDNKGNIWSATYGGISRLIPGDGNKNKGEFSNITKGEGLSSNTVYIIKLDDEGNLLIGTSKGLDKLNLYEFNKTGKIILKHYGYDEGFSGIECNTNASFKDKEGDIWFGTIKGAIKYKPVHDIPNQKRPQTHIVGLQLFFEVVDWKAKFQNTNIKYDSVSKWYTLPQNLVLPYDKNHLTFEFIAISLKIPEKVRYQWKLEGFDQKWSPVTSKYEATYSNLPHGEYTFKVKACNNDGLWNKNPAEFSFLINPPFWKTWWFYTICCFALIGSGYAFLKIRLKNLEKAEKLLTQQVRLKTKQLADERDKVKKQHEEIARKNKRIISNIRYAQNIQESILPEREKITEVIPESFILFKPKDIVSGDFYWYAEKNNRVVVAAVDCMGHGVPGAFMSIIGNELLNDIVIRKNILKPSMILEKLHEGVVSSLTKNIHDTELIDGMDISLCTIDPVKKFLEFSGARQSLVLIRNRKVELIKGDNLPIGFLYKSQRNFKSHIIDIKNKDAVYILTDGYYDQFGGKDNDKFMSARFYDLLLDMQKSSMARQQEILNSTIEQWKGDNEQLDDILVIGMRF
- a CDS encoding choice-of-anchor B family protein; amino-acid sequence: MKQLNLIISFCILQFAPGFIGMQFIFAQDSSNMQLLYHWEDTTLVGSIVFNNVYNEIWGYAKNGREYAIIGSTAGTHIFDVTDPNSVDTIAFIPGAAQGGQIIHRDYHDYAGYLYIVSDEGASTLQIADLGYLPDSVPLVYDSDILIKNSHNIFIDTATAKLYALAMDNGAGFFKAMGIFSLADPVNPTILPALILQPGQGWHVHDAYVKNDTAYCSNGMAGLFIFDLTNPASPQLLGSLTTYPDQDYNHSGWLTGDGNYYVFTDEAPAMDVKIYDVSDLSNMVYVSQFNSGVDPLSMAHNVIIKGNYAYCSYYHDGLQIFDISDPSNPVNVGYYDTYTPPDHVSYRGAWGVYPYLPSGKILISDMQYGLFVLALCGPAPLVYGDTICYGQSTTITVIGATTINWYSGINDTTPFFTGLSYTTPPIFADTTFYVANADSSCESFRVPVIIKVTINPTISMIGSTMLCAGDSLILTANIADSYQWNTGETTQSIIVTDSGSYYVVLFDSSLNCGVTSDTIIVNACLTGIMESPLNNIVKIYPNPFSNKLNIKLKYSLSASAVDIYLYNYLGVVVYQLKEVINKDLITLELYDLPVGLYSIRITDGIDYYSLKIIKYKF
- a CDS encoding prenyltransferase, with the protein product MIRNIRLKYIMLSTLALLKLIRLPNLLIIILTQYFTRIFLIGPRQQWTDHIADIDLFLLSLSTILIASAGYIINDYYDIKIDTINRPKRIVVGRILKRRTAMGLHIVLNALGILIGVFLSVKIAVVNIFAGFLLWFYSNYLKRLPFIGNFIVAFLTVLVIGVIAVYFRQNSALIYAFAVFAFIISLIREVIKDMADMKGDIAFGCKTLPIIWGIRRTKYLLYGLLAIFITALFSFIILSSSINHQPSSISHLHVLFLIIILFLSSWFIIKLVRADTQKKYNYLSAVCKFIMLCGIIGMAVISV